The Micavibrio sp. TMED2 genome includes a window with the following:
- a CDS encoding addiction module antidote protein, HigA family yields the protein MSKSATTTEKSRKTAHKTGGSHIAPIHPGEILYAEFLEPLDLSANALAKHIGVPGNRISAIVKGDRGITGDTALRLAAALGTTPEFWMNLQKSYELELARDAASDAENVTPLTSAA from the coding sequence ATGTCGAAATCTGCGACTACCACTGAAAAGAGCCGCAAGACCGCGCATAAGACAGGCGGCAGCCATATCGCCCCGATCCATCCGGGCGAAATCCTCTATGCCGAGTTTCTGGAACCGCTGGACCTCAGCGCCAATGCCCTCGCCAAACATATCGGCGTGCCGGGCAATCGCATCTCTGCCATCGTCAAGGGCGATCGCGGCATCACCGGCGACACCGCCCTCCGCCTCGCCGCCGCCCTCGGCACCACCCCCGAATTCTGGATGAACCTGCAAAAAAGCTATGAACTCGAACTGGCGCGGGATGCGGCATCAGATGCAGAGAATGTGACACCGTTGACGAGTGCTGCTTGA
- a CDS encoding excinuclease ABC subunit A, which yields MIRSYADRDTGKLAARERVRKYRHVKRIALRKLEMIKAAHVLDDLRVPPGNRLEALKGDRVGQHSIRINDQYRICFRWIERDAHDVEICDYH from the coding sequence ATGATACGCAGCTATGCCGACAGGGATACCGGGAAACTCGCCGCGCGTGAACGGGTCAGGAAATATCGGCATGTCAAGCGGATTGCGCTGCGGAAACTGGAGATGATCAAGGCGGCGCATGTGCTGGATGATTTGCGGGTGCCGCCCGGCAATCGGCTGGAAGCGCTGAAAGGCGACCGCGTCGGACAGCATTCGATCCGCATCAATGACCAGTACCGGATTTGTTTTCGCTGGATAGAAAGAGATGCCCACGATGTCGAAATCTGCGACTACCACTGA
- a CDS encoding MFS transporter produces MTDDTAAPRSHSLAVITFWLASGAFAIGVSEFAAMSLLPYFAAEFGVTSSVAGHAISAYALGVVVGAPVIAVFASRFPRKYVLLVLMAVFALGNLLTAIAPSMWLMNTARFMSGLPHGAYLGIAMLFAADIAGKGKRAKAVSQVLLGIAIATVIGVPAASAISQILGWRVGFAIVTLLAFLTIAMIWRTAPYRGPFPNANPLAELGALKNRDVLLTLAMGAIGFGGMFAVYGYFSAAYLEATNAPEWGVSATLILFGLGGTIGNWASGLIASGRLLATAALFQIILGVGAGLYAAAVGDPIAMAAVLFFMGLGGGMCVPLQTRLMDVAGDAQTLAAAMNHAAFNFANAFGPWLAGLALAAGWGWGAPGLVGVMLSLGGLAIWLVMFLLERKQRLLQPACAC; encoded by the coding sequence ATGACGGACGACACAGCAGCGCCGCGAAGCCACAGCCTTGCCGTGATTACCTTCTGGCTTGCCTCCGGTGCCTTTGCCATCGGCGTCAGCGAATTCGCCGCCATGAGCCTGCTGCCCTATTTCGCCGCCGAGTTCGGCGTGACCAGCTCGGTCGCCGGACATGCAATCAGCGCCTATGCCCTCGGTGTGGTGGTCGGTGCGCCGGTGATTGCCGTCTTCGCCTCCCGCTTTCCACGCAAATATGTGCTGCTGGTCCTGATGGCCGTGTTTGCCCTCGGCAACCTGCTGACCGCCATCGCCCCCTCCATGTGGCTGATGAATACCGCACGCTTCATGTCCGGCCTGCCCCACGGTGCCTATCTCGGTATCGCTATGCTGTTTGCCGCCGATATTGCCGGTAAGGGCAAGCGTGCGAAGGCGGTGAGCCAGGTGCTGCTCGGCATTGCCATCGCCACGGTGATCGGGGTTCCGGCGGCAAGCGCAATCAGCCAGATACTCGGCTGGCGTGTCGGCTTTGCCATCGTCACCCTGCTTGCTTTCCTGACCATTGCCATGATCTGGCGTACCGCACCCTATCGGGGACCATTCCCGAATGCAAACCCGCTGGCCGAGCTGGGCGCGCTCAAGAACCGTGATGTACTGCTGACGCTGGCCATGGGAGCCATCGGTTTCGGCGGTATGTTTGCTGTCTATGGCTATTTCAGCGCCGCCTATCTGGAAGCCACCAATGCACCGGAATGGGGCGTCTCGGCGACCCTGATCCTGTTCGGCCTCGGCGGCACCATCGGCAACTGGGCATCGGGCCTGATTGCCAGCGGTCGTCTGCTCGCCACCGCCGCCCTGTTCCAGATCATTCTCGGCGTTGGTGCCGGTCTCTATGCCGCGGCTGTCGGAGATCCGATCGCCATGGCTGCCGTGCTGTTCTTCATGGGCCTAGGCGGTGGCATGTGCGTACCGCTGCAGACCCGGTTGATGGATGTGGCAGGCGATGCCCAGACACTGGCCGCCGCCATGAACCACGCCGCCTTCAACTTCGCCAATGCCTTCGGGCCATGGCTTGCCGGTCTCGCCCTCGCGGCAGGCTGGGGCTGGGGTGCTCCGGGTCTGGTTGGCGTCATGCTGAGCCTCGGCGGTCTCGCCATCTGGCTGGTTATGTTCCTGCTCGAGCGCAAACAGCGCCTGCTGCAACCGGCCTGCGCCTGCTGA